From Mauremys reevesii isolate NIE-2019 linkage group 10, ASM1616193v1, whole genome shotgun sequence, the proteins below share one genomic window:
- the GDE1 gene encoding glycerophosphodiester phosphodiesterase 1 gives MLVGAFTTLLGALLVLSRSPTLSCLLTGGLYLALRLFSLEPVSLQRAQHIVQPRGAAARIAHRGGGHDAPENTLAAIRQAAENGATGVELDLEFTADGIPILMHDDTVERTTDGSGSLRDFTFEEIRKLNPAAKHRLWRDFRGEKVPTLKEAVMECMHYNLIIYFDVKGHVNQAVDALKLLYLEYPRLYNSSIVCSFIPEIVYKMRQSDRNVVTALTHRPWSLSHFGDGKPRFDCFWKHYGYMMMDIILDWSLHNFLWYLCGVSAFLMQKNYISQEYVRQWSSRGVQVVGWTVNTFTEKMYYENVLETSYITDSLVEDCDPHY, from the exons ATGCTGGTGGGCGCCTTCACGACGCTGCTGGGGGCGCTGCTGGTGCTGAGCCGCAGCCCGACGCTCTCCTGCCTGCTCACGGGCGGCCTCTACCTGGCgctgcggctcttcagcctcgaGCCGGTCTCCCTGCAGCGGGCCCAGCACATCGTGCAGCCCCGCGGCGCCGCCGCCCGCATCGCCCACCGCGGCGGCGGGCACGACGCGCCCGAGAACACGCTGGCGGCCATCAGACAG gcagCTGAGAATGGAGCCACAGGCGTGGAGCTGGACCTTGAATTCACTGCAGATGGCATTCCCATTCTAATGCATGATGATACAGTAGAAAGGACAACTGATGGGTCTGGGAGTTTACGTGATTTTACGTTTGAAGAAATTAGGAAGCTTAATCCAGCTGCAAAACATAGACTATG GAGAGATTTCCGGGGTGAAAAAGTACCAACTTTGAAAGAAGCCGTTATGGAATGTATGCATTATAACCTTATAATCTACTTCGATGTCAAAGGCCATGTAAATCAG GCAGTTGATGCCCTAAAACTCCTCTATCTGGAATATCCTCGTTTGTACAACAGTAGCATTGTCTGCTCTTTCATACCAGAGATTGTCTATAAG ATGCGGCAATCTGATAGGAACGTTGTTACAGCATTAACACACAGGCCCTGGAGCCTTAGTCATTTTGGAGATGGGAAGCCTCGTTTTGATTGCTTTTGGAAGCACTATGGGTATATGATGATGGACATCATTCTGGACTGGAGCCTGCACAACTTCTTGTGGTACCTGTGTGGGGTTTCAGCTTTCCTCATGCAGAAAAATTACATTTCACA AGAGTATGTGAGGCAGTGGTCTTCACGAGGCGTTCAAGTGGTTGGCTGGACCGTGAACACATTTACAGAAAAAATGTACTATGAGAATGTCCTTGAGACCAGCTACATCACAGACAGCTTGGTGGAGGACTGTGATCCTCACTATTAG